TAAGAGACATTTACGGCCAGGCGTGGTGCTGGGGTTGCTGGGTCACCCATGCAGCGTGTAAAGTTATGGGCCGCTCTCCTGAAAAGTGAACAGATCAGAGTGCTTGTCAGAGGGGCCGTATACGTACAAGTGAGGATCCACAATGAGGAAGACGACAAGTTAGATGACAGCCAGTTTCATTATTCCAACTCTGCTAGACGCAATGGGAGATTGGGAGACACACaagtagaagaaagaaagaaagaaagaaaaagagaaatgaaaaacataaaaactaGGATATATTATATTATGCTGCTGTGAACCACTTGAATGGCTAACAAGTGGCAGGAGAAGCCACACAATAGTAGATGTGTCAGCACCTTGAACGGCTGCAATGGCactttgccctttttttccctttttccctcttctctcTAACTGATAAATGTTTAACATGCTAGTCATCTTTTGGCTGTATACCCCCATGGTGTTCTTACTTAATACCAAAAGTCTTAGACGCCTACCAAATTGAATTAATATCAAGCTTTGCTGGCAGGCTTTTGAATCCTGAACAATTGGAATGGCCGCCAGACACCGGGCGTTTAGCTGTAGTATTTCCTATGCGACCATTCAATAGTTATTTGACCTCCAATAGAAATGAATCGGAATTATTCGGCTGTATACTGCACTGCGCAGTACAGAAATCTCGAGTTATTGTGCGCATTATTATCTTCAAGCTTTCGAATGAGAAAGCGCAAAGGCGTTAAGTGCCAACGATTTCTCATCGAAACACTTGATTATTAGCACGTCATCCTGGATTCCTGGGCTGCGTAGCTATAGAGAATCTAATCCGGTACGGACATTGTCCGAGCACGTGCCACATTTAcacttcttttctcttaatcTGGCCAGCCTTTCAACAAGTCGAAATGGCGTTCTTCAATTGAAACGAAAGTGaatcgaataataaaaaaatccgttTCCTATTTCTGCGCAGAGGATTCAGGATTcattcgttgtttttttttgtaactttatTATGTTTGATATAACcttcgaaatgaaaaaaaaaaaacaaattgatagaGTTTGAAATGTCGGGTTTTTTCGGGCTGAATATGAAGCCAGTTTAGAGGCGAATAGATTTCCCGTTCCAAAACTGGACATTTATTGCGCAATGCAGCCCCGAAAATGTGTATCCGTCTCGCGTGACCGAATCATAACCAGCAATAGATCCGGCGCTATAGATTGCGGAATGGTCATAGAAAATCGCCTCAAAGCTGAGATTGTTGACTTCGACGATTGGCAATATGGAAGCGAAAATCTTCCATCGTGCCGACTGTGAGCGCAGAGCCTAGACAGTGCCGAAACCCCTACACaatacaataagaaaaaaagaaaaagaaaaaaaaagtcttcaTAAACAAAGCCGAGAAAGCTGAGTTTTTATAGAGACAGATACTGCTGGGCAGAAAATGGCCTCGCCACGCTGCGCAGCACGGCCGGCATGGCCTGCATGGCCTGGCGTGGTCGCGGGCGAAGGACGAGAAAGGACGTGAAGAGACGGAGGGAGTGAGAGGAGGGTGGAAGCTAGCctgcctctctctctagctctatTGTATATGTACGTAGAGATATAAGGATATATAAGACGGTGAAGTGGGCCAGGCCAAGCCGGGCCACACCAGCGCCAACTCGATCTGTAAATCCAGCCTGTCATCGTTGTTGTGCTCGTGAGAgaggctttttcttttcttttatttttcttttctttttataacgGGCCATTGGCCGGACGAGAGTTGTGCGACGGagacaacaataataataatctagaaaaaaacaaaacaaacaaaaaaacctcaTCAACCTTGCATCTACATCATTCAGGggtgctgtgctgttgctCATCATCACGCCGATCCGAATGTTATATGTTATGTTATTATATGCCCGGcacctttcccttttttgtcaCTTCTCGCCATTTTGGCGTCCTCTATCGCGTGTCTTATACTATATTCCTGCCCTCCGTCCGATTGCTTTACTACACATCGTTTGGGGTCCATTCAATTTTCCAGTCATTTGAACCTCTTCATTCCCTGCCCGGAggatcttttttccccttttttctcctttttcttctgttttcatttcctAGATGATACGGGACGGGACCCCCGTCTCTCTATTCCAAGAATAAAGTTGATGACGGgatattcttttatattcctCTCATTCTCTTCTCTGCCATCTATCCGAATGGATGGACGCGCTGCGCCGGGCCACGAATTCAATGACGTCCGTCACGCCGGCCCATAATTCGTGTTATTGCAGCTGCTTAAAATGTTGGGAATTGTGGCTGGACCGAAATTGTATAGACTATAGACACACAGAGCAGTCTTTTTTGGAGgcgctggccagcagcagtacaCAATGGAAGGTTCTTAATTTCGCTAGAAATCTTCTGTCGTGTGATGTCGTCTCTTCGTTTCGTTTCATTCAGTCAAGCGTTACGTAATTTATTAGTACTTGAGTGGCAAAGATGTTCTCGACTTGGTCTGCTTAACTTTTGGTAgccaattgaaaatatttcccccGCTCAATCAGCgagattgaaatgaattcgaaaggaaaaggagaacCACATCCATTCGTCAACACCTTTTATGCCACCCACTTTTAATGGCGTTCTGCTTTCTTctctagaaaaacaaaacaaagcaaactaATAATCAAACCCCTCAGACTCTGATCCTCCCACACCAAGTAATAGAACCGGTTCCGACCTGGAATCCATTTGAAACGGtattgttcattttcatttgatgtttttttctgttttttgacGCTTGGCAAATGAAAAAGGGGCGAAACACTTATTATACCGGCGCGCTCTCACCGCACATCAGACTCTGAGTCGATTTTTCTGTTACTGGAAAATATCGAAATTCCAGGCAAAGGCAGACGGAAAATTTTTCGCTAGCCTGAAGGCCAAGTTTTGGAAAACTCCAGAAGCGCAACAGCTGCGAAGCCTGTACAGTGTACTGGTACAGACTTTACTGTTAGAGCGGGTAGACGATGACTATTGGCTCGTCCTCGATAAACATGCGCGTTGTATTATAACTGCCAAACccgataaaacaaaattatcttGGCTACCGCAAGCCctcggttgttttttttgttcttcctgTGCTTATACATTATGTACACCGAGGAAAGTCATAAAAAGACCAtcgtaaataaaacaagcgCTGAACCGAACGAGAACTCGACAGTCTACGAAAAATGTCAACCCGGCAGACgaaattcaaaacttaaaaaaaataaaaataaataaaatctattgcTCATTATATCCAGGTCTTTCTCACCGTTTGTTTGATGTCGACATTTTGAACAATTTGGATGTGACAGtatcaaaaaacaaacattacaCCATGTTTTTCgcaatttatttccttttgataCGCGGAGCTGCTGCATTATTCGATCGTGATGCGCGCGTCCCCGTTGGGTGAAAGTCAGCCCCGTTTGAAGATTTCAATctagaagaaaaggagagccATCTGAATGTAGTTAAGCGCTCGTAACCTCGTAGATAGTATAGTCAAAGTCGTATAAACCGGGATATATAAGGCGCCTTGTTCGCAAATTGATTCGGATTACCTATAATAAAGTGCGACTCGTCGTGTCAATTAGAATTCTCTTCAATCATCCGCATTTTTAAAGTGACAtagtctaaataaaaatataatagcCTATACATGTATGGTATGGGGGACGGAAAATGGGGTTGCGTTCTCAGCAATATCGCTTGAAATCAGCGTCACATTTCGGCGAAAAATATTAGagtccttttctctttttgaaaaggaaacgaCGGAATTGGGAGGGGGAAACATGATAGCagtgaaaaagaacaaaggcTCGCGGGCCAAGAAAGTCGTTGTGTTGCTTACTACATAGCGTGACGGTGTTCCATATAACTCACGGATTACTTACCCTCAgacttatatatatactactacaCAGTGCATATCTATTCGATAGAGAATTCTTATTGATTTAACCCTTTAAGTTTGAATCGCAAGGCCTATTATATGGCCCACAGATGTGCTGCGTGCTGCTTGCGCGTGtcgtttgttttgtgaatttatttggtTGATTGTGTCCAATCACAGCGGCCGTCATCCTTTAATGGCCGGCGCCTGTATGGACCAATTTCCGAtcccctttctctttcctcaCTTCCTTTTTCCACACAGAAATACCCCATTTCCGGTCGTGTTTTCGCTCCGTGTTCGACTCGCCCCACCGCCTTTACTTTGACTTGATTGAGTGTGCACGATAAAGAGAGTGCACAGATATACGAGcctaaataacaaaatcaagCAAGCGGAGATatatataaacaaaaataagaaaaaaagaaagaaagaaataagcgATAAATAAGAAACGTCGGCTTATAAATCCGTTCCATTCtagatattttgaaaaaaacaaaccaaaacaaaccaaaacaataACTAtctttgtcttatttttattgccaCTGCGTCTCTAAAAATTACAGTAAAGTAAAATCGACGAAGCTAGccgaaatgaaacgaaaagcCAATTTTCGTAATCCAATTAAACGCAACAATGCTGATTGCAGACCATATATTGAAAGAACCAGTCACtgaaaagtcatttttttaaaaaccgaaATGAAAGGCAGCCGTGCGATTAATAGATTACACGGCATATACCATTATGAGAGATAAATACAGCTGAACTTCGGAGAATTGTCTTTTACTTATGGTATTTGTGTCACTGTTGACGCAAGCCGTTGTATATATGCTGACAATCAAATATAACTGTTCCATTATCGATATTCATGTTTGTTGTTAGACTTTTGTATGAGGTTTCTTCGGAGACATATCTATTGTCTCGAGTCGTATCATTCTGGCTACGACACAATTCATAACGACGACAGAAAGAATGGGggcattatatatatatgttgttCAGCGCCAGAATTCACCTGATGGGCTTGTTGAGAGCTATAGATGATGAACGGCCGCTAAAAGAATAGTCAAGCTCCAAAGgacaacaaaataagaaaagagccATTAAGATATTAAAATATATGGCCACTGTTAGAGTgctagatgtgtgtgtgtgtatagccaACATTATCAGCCAGGAATCTACTTCGTATATATAGGTGACTGGTGACCGTAGGTaactcaaataaaagaaatatatgaTAATAACATGTAAAGCAGTAGCTGATTGGATGGTATATCTGTCTGTATGGCGCGTGACGGCCGATTGGGTTTGTGGCACTATCGCCGAGGTTTATATAAGTGATGGAGTCGAATAAGCGCGGCTCTTGCAGGGCAGAAATGGGGGTAGAAGATCTGCTTGCCACTTGGGAGAAATCCACAGATCGATCACCCACCAGCCAGGGCTTATTCTGTGTCCTtcgctatatatataagaataaGTGCACACCCGCacattgttgctgttgttgtaacATCAGATAATAACGGGGTGCCACACGGACATGCGGTTGCTACTGCaagccatttcttttcttttccttttcttattcgtgcgcattttttctgtgtttctaaataaatataagcctagatgtatatatgtatttacGCCTCCTTCGTCTGGCTACATGGCGGCAGCACTCTGCGCAATAAACTTGTTTCGCAAACACAATAACGGATGACTGACCATGCACGTTTTCTACATAACTCTTTTTTCAGCCTTTTGAATTACTTGACTTTTACTCGGGCTgctccagtttttttttctttttttctggcttaTCTTTCATGGTGCCGTGGCTTCTAAATTTCGATCAGAGactccgctctctctctctcttccatcgCGCCCACAAGTGGATAAAACGTGATACATTTGCGATAACTCTATATAGTGAAGCCCATACGAAAcacccccctccaaaaaaggCTGTTAGGGAAATGTTGACCACTTGCCAAGACGTAAACACAATAGCGGTCAaacctcgttttttttttcttttttcacggtATGCCAACCAAACTGATTTGAGGTTTTCGGCTTTTGCGCtgctggtttttgtttttcccctttgttttcattttttttttttcggattgttgtttgtttctcgGACCAAATGGTTCAAGGTATTTGAACGTGCGGTTGTATACGCCACTATAATGTAATGCTTAGTTATTTATCCTTTGAAGAATCTGAAGCCATCGGATTACATTGTCGCTGATGAGTTATTGAATCGAGTTTGGGTGTGGACTGTTGAAACGTCCCATTGTTTATGAACGTCTAACCTGGCGGGTTGGTGAACCCTCACCAATCCCgattctcccccccccccccccccctgaagCTTGATTGTATTTCCTTTCAGGGAATGACGTCAAATATGAGTGATCGTTTTTGACTGGTTAGAAACCGAAggaaaaaattccttctaaagtcgatattatattttataatacaaatgtaaaaaaaaacaaaaatgtggtaGCACAAAATCACCCCAATAAATGACTTAACACTTGACTTGATCAGAGTCAGTCACTACGTCTATACGTGTGTTTGCCCGCATCCGGGGTCCGGGCATCCAATCATCCTGTTGTTCTGCACAAGACGCGCGCTACCAGTCACAGACGAAGAACCCAGCAGACATAAAGCTGGCCATaacatatttatttagaaaaaaagaatttctcctTGTTGAGGAGAATTCTTCCCTCTATCTCTTCGATTGTTTGATTGTTCATTACAAATAGAAAATCCTTCATTTATGGGCCATAGGGCCATACAGCAgacagacgaaaaagaaaaaaaaaggattaatAATGTGAAGTCCTAATTTGGATGTAATTGAAGCTTTCTATTTCTCCAAGCAGAGTACCGACGAACAAGTGTTTATCTCACGCATCAGTGAGAGACCAAGACGACTGGGCGCGCCGTTGTTATGTCACGGGTTGCGTGTAtaacacgattttttttccccccaatcGTAGCATCGCGTGCTGCGGTGCTAACAAACTTACGTTTATCAATTTGCATGCCGGATTGAACCCTTCATCATCCGGCCGACAGATTAATTTGGCAAGCTCCCGACGTTTTCTGGCCGGCAGCATCCCGCCGAGAGCTCTCAAGTCTGTTGTGCTGCGGAGGTCACCAAATCTTTTGACGTTCCCAAATGGCTTCAAGTAACCAAACAAAGTGGAACAATTGATTCCCTCTTTTTAAGCAATTGATTCTCCGCGCTACCGCCTCTTTCTGAGCAGTTCTAATggaagccaaaaaaacaaacagcccAGCACCCGCGTTTTCATGCACGCCAGAGACGGCTGTAGGGCCGGCACTTGTTCTCACGTTCGATTATTGCTTTCGCCTGGCCTAAAGCGTGTTGAACTCGATTCTCATTTGTACTCCTTTGAGCCGAGAAACCtgcagaaaaaccaaaacaaactagaaaagagagaaaaaggaaacgcaAACAGCGGTAGGCCCCGCTCTTTTTcccatattttctttgttcggcagcagcaggagctagGTGCTAGGCCACCGAAAGcgaaacgaaagagaaaactgGCCTATTAACAGATGTACTTTTGAGTTTTCGAAATGGCCGTTGATTAGACCGCACGCACTGATGAGAATCCGTAgctcaaaaagggaaaagagaaacaaattgaGATTCATTTAAACTCAGCGTTGCACACTTGTTATCGATTCCGTAACCACAGCAGGCTACTCTATATCGGCATAAATTCTCATGTGTGTGTTCAGAAAGATCTTTAGACTGTGTTTAGCCTATATAgcttagttttctttttcgttaatGAAAAGCACAAAGTACACTTCGAAATATTTGCCGTTGCCTGATATGAATGAGTCGGACTGAAATGCAAACTAATATTTCGCCCCCTTCCGCTCATAAATGAAAGGTACATGTGTATGTTTCTACAAAGCAATCGTGGTATTGAACCCTCAGAACTGGGTTAACGTTCTCTCTATTGTGTGTGCTCAGAGAAAACATGAAACAACCAGTaactggtaaaaaaaaaacacgtaccAGTTGCATTGAGTACTGTTGCGTCTTTTGGGCGTTGCTGTTGTTTAGTGCTCTAGTGTAGATATTTCGGATAGGTTTAGCACATTACTGTCGTTGCTGGTGTATCTTTTAAGACTCAGTCATTAAGAGGCCAATTTGCAATAACTTGCAAacgatattttaaaatattttcataatgacaaaataaatttgaaattcaattttcctggtgagaataatttcaaaataaagtCGTTTGGCGCTCTTATGACGTGGATAGACAAGCACATGCGATATTGACGCCGCGACTAAACTACTCCAGTTGGCTGAATGCTGATAATTTACGGCGCATCTGTTACAAACGATGGCCGCAGTCGTTCTTTGCCTGTGACAGTTCTTCGCCATAGTCTCAGAAGAGGAAGTAGCGATCcgcaaaaaatgatgaaaaggaaggaaacgAAGCGAAACGAAAACAGCCATGGCGTACGTACTAAATAATAAAgcgagagcagcagcagcagcagtatgaTGAAAGCGAGTGAAAGTGtagacgaagaaaagaaaagaaacgtttcGTGCTGGATCGGATGTCCGAAAGTTTATATCTTTCCTCGTCCATTGCattcatttccctttcttGTCTCCAACATTCCTCTAAATCAACTGTACGCCCTGCGCTCGCTCGCAGCATGCAACAAAACTAGCACTTGTATAACAATGTTCAACTGCACGCGTTATTTATACagccagaaagaaaagaaatttctatAGGGGATGACTAGAGAGAAGCAATCGACATGTCGATTCGAGGCTTCTCTGCATTCGGAAACAGCCTCGTCAACatcaagaggaagaagaagaaaaagggagtaGAAGGGAAGAGAAGACACTGTTCAGAAATATGAGGGCAGTGCATGGGTGTTGAGTTCAGCCGCCATCGATCCGTCCGCACGCAACGCTCCCGTCTTATAGACGGTTGGCTGCCCTGTTGAGCTGTGCGCTGTTGGTCCATTCATTGTGCGCTGTTGGTCCATTCATTGTGCGCGTTTATCAGTTTATCCATGCATACGAGAGTGCAGCCCTCTCGCACTCCTATTACCCGTATGTAACTGTGCATATTCCACAAGATATTCCATCGTATATTGCATATCACTGACTtcacaaatcaaatcagtCTTGAAGCTTTTAAGCGCagaagtattttattttatttatttttttaaatttatgtacCATAGTTAGCTTGGCCACAATAACTCTCGTTCGCAAACACTGTCGGTACGACAATGGCTGTCAAAGTGTCAAGTGTCAACAGACACGTAGAATTAACAACATCCGAgtctcattttccttttctcccggAAACCATGTAGCACATCCGACTATTACAAATTGAAAACCCGATCGTGAGGTCTACATAGATTAATTTCTGGAGAAACTCATTGCGCTTCTTCTGATAGTTTGGAGACATTTCCCGTTTGAGTTATACTACACCGGCAAATACAAAATGGATTGATTGCAATTTTTGGTGGCGGAACTCTCCTATGCAgcgtcaaatttaaaaaaattattttattgagtggctcaatcaatttttaaagcCAATAATAATTCAGAGTAACGCGGTTATGCTATAGATAAGTATGGCTTTTTGTTTAACAAAGAACGAACGAAGTGGAAAGTGAAATGTTTCGTGTATAATAAAATATGGAAGCAAAGGCGGCCGTAAACTGCTCGAGATTGGCAGCGTAAACTTCCTAAGTGACGGAAATATCTCGTTTCCATTTGGCTGAACTCGATACTGACATACCGTTAGCGAAAGCCATTGTATCCATTTGGATTCTGGCCACTAGACCGACAGAGTTCATTCGTTCAAGTCAAGTGCCGAACTACTGCGACTGGACttgaatgatgatgaaaacgGTGTCCACTCCTCTGTCATCGTATCAAAGGAGAAAACGAGAAACCTTTGAAAAACAGGATCCCGAGTTTCCTGCGGACTCCTTGCTCGCTTGGCAGATTGAcggaaaattcttcttcttcagagaATTTCGGCCAAAAAGAGATGAATTCCAGGAAGAATCCACTAGTCGTATACGTTCCCCTATCTATATAGTAATGATCGCGGATCGCTCCACGTTCCATCAATCAGACAATAAAGTTTTCCCAGTTCAAAAAGTCTTGTCGATATGAATTGATCAGCTTGATGGCTCACGTTGCTGGTCAGTAAATTTAATTCAGTTGGCTTCGATCTGTCTTCTCACTGATTATTCCATGTCTTaccatctaaaaaaaaagtgttgaacCACTAACAGGAAGAATGGATTTGGAGGTAGCCTGAAAAAGGATTATAATAACGTTTGTAAATTGTAAACCAGACTTTTGTATCTTGCGTAATATTTTCACTCCGTCAAAGTCATTCCAAGAAAATAATGCCGGAAGATTGATGGGTTCTTCAAGAAGTATACAACTTATTCCAGATCTATCATACAATACTGTATCTACTTGCCACTGCAACTCTGTTAATCTAGAATCTACGTTTATTGTTTCAATGAAAGGCGCAGCAACAAAGATTGCATGAATAAATTCGAATCAATATTAGTTTAgttacaaaataattatttaaaattgatttctttttatggagACGTCTGGCGGGGAAAATATGTTTTATGTTATTTATGTTtcattgaataataaatttgattgCGCATGTTACGTATCATTCTTTAATTAATAGCTAATCGATGATTTTCTActtgtgaaataataaaaattcgtgtGATAATTATTTCTATATTTCCTTCAACAAGATCATATCTCATACCGTATTGTAtgtttaaaattacaaataaaagcCCTTGTGAAATATTTCCATTCCGTTTTCAGGTGCATTGGCTGCTCTCTCGCTGTGCGTAGCGTCACTGCTCTCGCCAGTGATCGTGGCCTGGTGCCGCCGGAAGTCGACGAGACTGACAGCGGTTTTTGGTGGACTCCTGGCCGCGTTGGGGCTGCTTTTTACTTCGTTTGCTTCCCAGTTCCATCAGTTATTTCTCAGCTATGGATTGATCCTAGGTAATAACACGATCAAAGCGATATATATACAAAtgcttttttccatttaaaaaatataaacaaaaaaatttatatatatataaaaagcgtGTAGACTCTACTGTAtgtataatatttaattaattaattacaataatttaattcCAGGTGTTGGGGTAGGTTTAACCCGTGACACGGCCACACTAATGGTCGGCCAATACTTCAAACGTCGCAGGGAAGCGGTTGAAATTGCTCTAGTCGGGTCTTCCGGTATCGGATTGGCCCTCATGACCGTCTTTCTTCACACAACGCTTGGGTACGGCACACGTTCAAGCTGTCAATGCGTTCAGCATGAATATACCGAGTCGTTTCTGTACTTTCCCTGTATTATTACTCAAATTATTCCCAATATTCACTTATGCAGTGCCATAGGTTGGCGCTTGGGTCTGCAGGCTGTCACCGGCCTCGTCTTGTTGACCTTCATTCTCGGATCCTGTTACAGGTCGGCCTCTCTTTACCACCCGCAAAGGAGAGCCATTCTACATTTAAAGAACCAACGAAAGAAAGTACTGCAATAAGTGCGATTTCATCGATaagaacattttattatttttttttttcaatttaatattcAACAGATCAAAGAGAAGAACAAGCACGAAGAAAAGCCACCGTTCTTTGATTTTACTTCACTCAAATCACGAACCATTCAAACTATTATGGTCTCAACAGCTTCTATAGCTGCTGGCATCTACACGCCTCTTATATACCTGGTGggtctatttttttctgttttagtaTCGATGAAAATACACtaaatttacttatttattattaaaaaaatcaaaacagggCTACGAAGCAGAAAAAACCCAAGGGCGAGATTCTTCCATGTGGCTCCAAGTGTACATAGGACTTGCCTGGACATTAGGTTGCGCAGCTGTCGGTCTTCTCATTGTCCGTGAACCCGCCGAATGCAAAATCGGACGTCAATACCTGTGTCAAGTATAAACATATCTACTGGTAGACTAAATTAATTTCTCGGATATTCTCACAAATCACCGGAATGTCATTTATCGTTCAcaatttttatcgatttttttctaaagccTTGCAACAATACTGTAACATGCGGTACCCACATTCCTCGCCTAACTGAATTTTCATAACAATTTACTCAGCTAgggcaaatttaaaattgataaaaaaagtcAGTCTAAGGCTCATCAATGTCATTCCAATGAGCAATTGCTCATCCGCATTGatctgaaaacattttgttgccGTTTTCAAATCTTCCCGGTCCTCACAGAAATCCGGCAGACAATGGCGCCACCTCGGAGCCATTGTCCAATCACAAACGTCAAAAATCTATCCGTTAGATTAAACGAATTTGTTACTCTGCGTTACTCTGTCTAGAAATGGACGAGTTTTTCCACATGCATTGAAGGGTTCCGTGGGATTTCACTAAAATGCATTGCTTCAAAACTTTATTTCTGCATTTCATTCGTGCGGTTTCATTAAAACAGAATTAAATTTGCAATAACTGATCCTGAATAGATGAATTATAATATGGTCGACCCCAAGCTCGTAGTCATActttgcatcattattttcaattgattaccATAGGCTGCGGGTCTTTTGGCTGCCCTGTCTCTCCTTTCACAAGCCGTTGTCTCAACACCTTGGTCGTCACACTCGCCAATCAGTCAACAACCAACAGCTGATGGCCGTTACAGTCTTTTTTGCTGGGTTTACGGTAAACAGtgattaacaaataaaatatccatccaatataattttattttacgatgcataaaaaaaaaattaaacaggcTTTGGGTTGGGAGCGTATCACTACGCTCTGAAGATGTTCGTCTATCAACGTGTTCGCGCTCGCAATTTTGCTCGTGCATGGAGCTTCGTTCAGGCATCACAAGCTCTACCTCTAGTCTGTGGTATACCTTTCACAGGTAAAATTTACTGTCACATacgtaaatatttcaatagcCTAATAAAGatgtaaaaaactaaaaaagcaaaatgagcattgaatattgaataacccagcaaaatagaaaaattcgtAAATCATAAAGGGAAAATAGCTCGGAATATAGCAGCAACAAATTCTGATCAATATGATATCCTAACGCTTAGTACAACATCCTACAATTCAGGTTTCTTAAGTACCGAGTATGGCCAAGAAACAGCTTATTATGCCAGCAGCGCGTTCGTGTTTAGCGGCAGCCTAGCGCTGTTCATAATTGATTTGCGCAAATATGTGCTGTCACATTCGCATTCGCATTCTCACAAGCACCAACatagaaagaaacaaaagggagCAAATCGGCCACGTACACCTAAAGTGGCCAGCGAGCCCAATACCGACGGCGCAGGAGGTGGAAGTGTAGTAGTAGATGGCGAAATATGCCGAATAGATGTTGATGGAATTGAAGTCCAGCcagacgaagatgaagaagatccTTGCCCACCGTCTTGCAAGGTTTTTCATTTACTCCtcataaaacatttcttatcACAGTCGATCACAGTTAAACTTACATGTCTGTTTACCCATCTTAGAGTCGTATTCGA
The window above is part of the Daphnia pulex isolate KAP4 chromosome 3, ASM2113471v1 genome. Proteins encoded here:
- the LOC124191534 gene encoding monocarboxylate transporter 2-like isoform X3 encodes the protein MDDKRLPLVAAANGNFDNAPTMVTRAALTLWCQYYLEGGWGWVVLGASVVSTMLTFGCQWTIVDYLSRTPAVVCNSSAVQKGALAALSLCVASLLSPVIVAWCRRKSTRLTAVFGGLLAALGLLFTSFASQFHQLFLSYGLILGVGVGLTRDTATLMVGQYFKRRREAVEIALVGSSGIGLALMTVFLHTTLGAIGWRLGLQAVTGLVLLTFILGSCYRSASLYHPQRRAILHLKNQRKKIKEKNKHEEKPPFFDFTSLKSRTIQTIMVSTASIAAGIYTPLIYLGYEAEKTQGRDSSMWLQVYIGLAWTLGCAAVGLLIVREPAECKIGRQYLCQAAGLLAALSLLSQAVVSTPWSSHSPISQQPTADGRYSLFCWVYGFGLGAYHYALKMFVYQRVRARNFARAWSFVQASQALPLVCGIPFTGFLSTEYGQETAYYASSAFVFSGSLALFIIDLRKYVLSHSHSHSHKHQHRKKQKGANRPRTPKVASEPNTDGAGGGSVVVDGEICRIDVDGIEVQPDEDEEDPCPPSCKSRIRRDSLAEEEINLPPLTLLQQTSLVLAQLGELPYGAAAAELTCISEEGIADMDIPDHLLEELDFAADCITSCDKVENYLMLSEYENNLIQQSSTSSTERKSRKSSIFRQIGQTFSGRYGSKGDYSERCLHAPSTHHFGHGNRRLSNVQRGGRDHCDSPLKMIQIHENNEAEGRV
- the LOC124191534 gene encoding monocarboxylate transporter 2-like isoform X2: MVLDHSQSSDSSASGNNRHIRESSSLMACTELLLGAAEPMTMSAAASSAAVAAALSADLAAAVAGSSVPTANQQQLDAVVLELSQSGESGEAVRHMPHHWMKSDVAATIRTIHNNKKATIRQHYYPEGGWGWVIVVTTALALSIGHGVQLAIAALLPWQILPLNTSSIRHSQTWPVLSLHSRGALAALSLCVASLLSPVIVAWCRRKSTRLTAVFGGLLAALGLLFTSFASQFHQLFLSYGLILGVGVGLTRDTATLMVGQYFKRRREAVEIALVGSSGIGLALMTVFLHTTLGAIGWRLGLQAVTGLVLLTFILGSCYRSASLYHPQRRAILHLKNQRKKIKEKNKHEEKPPFFDFTSLKSRTIQTIMVSTASIAAGIYTPLIYLGYEAEKTQGRDSSMWLQVYIGLAWTLGCAAVGLLIVREPAECKIGRQYLCQAAGLLAALSLLSQAVVSTPWSSHSPISQQPTADGRYSLFCWVYGFGLGAYHYALKMFVYQRVRARNFARAWSFVQASQALPLVCGIPFTGFLSTEYGQETAYYASSAFVFSGSLALFIIDLRKYVLSHSHSHSHKHQHRKKQKGANRPRTPKVASEPNTDGAGGGSVVVDGEICRIDVDGIEVQPDEDEEDPCPPSCKSRIRRDSLAEEEINLPPLTLLQQTSLVLAQLGELPYGAAAAELTCISEEGIADMDIPDHLLEELDFAADCITSCDKVENYLMLSEYENNLIQQSSTSSTERKSRKSSIFRQIGQTFSGRYGSKGDYSERCLHAPSTHHFGHGNRRLSNVQRGGRDHCDSPLKMIQIHENNEAEGRV